The following DNA comes from Gammaproteobacteria bacterium.
CCAACAAGAGGAATAAAAGGACATGACCGGTCAGCACCCCAATGATGAGGGCAATTAGAAGGATGCCTGCGAGCTGCCAGATCTCTTCGCGCATGGGGCTATGTGGCTAGTGTTGGGTTGAGAAGCGATAGCCCACGCTTCGCACGGTCTGGATCAGCTTGTCCAGGTGGTGCGGGGCGAGCGCTTTGCGTAATCGGCGTATGTGGACATCGACGGTTCGTTCTTCCACGTACACATTACCGCCCCAAACCTGATCAAGCAACTGGTTACGGCTATAGACGCGTTCCGGATGGGTAATAAAAAAGTGGAGCAGGCGAAACTCCATAGCGCTTAACTCAACAGGCACACCGCGGGCGATTACGCGATGCGTTTCAGGGTCAACCCGCAGACTGCCAAGCTCCACGACTTCCTGGGCCCGCTCTGGCGCCGTGCGGCGCAGGACGGCTTTGATACGTGCCAGGAGTTCCTTAGGTGAGAAGGGTTTGGTGATGTAGTCGTCGATACCCACGTCAAAACCGCGCACCTTGTCGCTTTCCGCGGCGCGAGCGGTGAGCATGATGATTGGGATGCCGCGCGATGCCGGATCCCGTTTTAAGCGTCTGGCCAAATCAACGCCGCTCGTCCCGGGCAGCATCCAATCCAGCAGGATCAGATCAGGCGGGTCTTCTCGGATGCACACCTCCGCCTCATCCGCATCGGCGGCCTCTTTGTAAGGATAGCCGGCACGGGTCAGCGCAAAGCCTACCATCTGCCTGATGTCGGCTTCGTCTTCAACGATCAATATCGCACCCGCAGTTGCCAAGAGACAAATACCTTAAGCTTAATAGCTGTCTACATTAAACGTGAATCATATTACAAAAATGTGAAATTACCGATGCAGAGGTGATCCCCTTCGCTCTCGTCTAAGCGCACACAAACGACATTGTCACAAAGCCGTCATGTCCTATTCACGGTGCTGTCACGCCAACT
Coding sequences within:
- the phoB gene encoding phosphate regulon transcriptional regulator PhoB, encoding MATAGAILIVEDEADIRQMVGFALTRAGYPYKEAADADEAEVCIREDPPDLILLDWMLPGTSGVDLARRLKRDPASRGIPIIMLTARAAESDKVRGFDVGIDDYITKPFSPKELLARIKAVLRRTAPERAQEVVELGSLRVDPETHRVIARGVPVELSAMEFRLLHFFITHPERVYSRNQLLDQVWGGNVYVEERTVDVHIRRLRKALAPHHLDKLIQTVRSVGYRFSTQH